GACTTCAATACAAAAATGAAGGCGCCGGATTTTATCATCCCTTCAGACGGGCCGCATGAGAAACAAAGATTAACCGGTAAACTGGAAAAGATCTGGGAAGAAATTGCCGAGGCTGGCAGCACGCTGGACCTTACTAAAACCTGCCTGGATTTTGAATTACCCGGTGCCGGCCATCTTACCCGCCTGGAGTGGCTTAATTTTATGATAGTGCATACAAAACGGCACACCCATCAATTGAATAACATCTACAAGGCAATCACCGCATAAAACAAAAAAGGCTTTCGCATGAACGAAAGCCTTTTTTATGAAAAACGAATGTTTTTTCAGCTATAGCCGAAGGAGTACTGTTTTTCGCCCTTCCAGCTTTGACGCATGGCCCAACGGCCATAATTGTTTCTACGGGAGCTGTCAAAATAGAAACTAAAGAATTCTTTCCATCTAGGATAGTACAGTCTGATGACGTACATAGTAACAAAAGTTAGCATAGGGATATGGTATATAGGATTATCAATAGGCTCGTTTGATGGTTGCATCCTTTCAATGCAATGTATACTCTCGTTCTACTTGGTGGTATTTATAAGGCATCCGGCTCCGTGGCCGTTACAGTATCGTATCTACACTAATATTACCCGGGATTTCAAATATATATAATAATCATAAACTGTAATATAACACGTATGTGTAATTTTTTACCGGTGGATATAATAAGCGTTGGCTTGTGCCGTTGGCGTCACCACCAGGTCGTTAATACAAACATGCGGAGGCAGGGAGCAGCAGTAAAACACCACGTCAGCCACGTCTTTCCCGCTTAAGGGTGTGAATCCTTTGTAGACATCTTTGGCGCGGGAGGCGTCTCCTTTGAAGCGTACCAGAGAGAATTCCGTTTCCGCGGCACCGGGATGTACTGCGGTTACTTTGATATTGTAGGGGAGGAGGTCTATCCGCATACCCTGGGAAAGTGCATCCACGGCAGCTTTGCTTGCGCAGTATACATTCCCTTTTGCATAAACGGTTTTAGCGGCAGTGGAACCAATATTCACAATATGGCCCTTAAGCCGCTCACGCATCCAGGGGATCACGGTACGGGAAACATAAAGGAGGCCTTTTACATTAGTGTCCAGCATGGTATCCCAGTCTTCCGTATTACCCTCATCAATGGTGGAAAGATCCAGGGCAAGGCCTGCGTTATTCACCAATACATCTATTGCACGCCATTCTTCTTCCAGGGAACCCAGTGCAGTTGCTACCGCCCCTTTATTCCTCACATCAAATACCAGGGTTTTAACCTTTACTTTATATCGCTGTTCCAGTTGCTGCTGCACTTCCTGTAACCGCTCTGCCCTGCGGCCGGTGATCACAAGATGGTATCCTTCTTTGGCAAACCTTTCTGCGCATGCTTCTCCAAAACCGGCAGTGGCGCCGGTGATCAGGGCAATTTTCATGTTACGTTCATTTTAGCGCAACAAAGTTACCGTTCCTTTTCTGAAAAGTTTCCTGCCATTCATGTCTACCCCTTCCAGTATCCAGAGATAGGTGTCTATGGCAGCCGGACGGCCTTTGAAATAACCGTCCCATCCTCTGCGGAAGTCCAGGGAGCTGTGCATCAGTTCCCCCCAGCGGTTGAAGATGCGGAAGAAATGATACTCTTTGATCCCCACCGGAATGAACCGGAAGTAATCGTTTGTACCATCCCCGTTAGGTGTGAAAGCATTGGGGATATAGAACTCTGGGCCGGTGTAATATTTAACATTGATGGAATCATAACCCACACATCCCTGCTGGGTGGATACCCGCAGCACAAAATCTATCTCATTGTTCCAGCGTAAGAGCGGATCACGTATGTTGGCATCACTAAGTCCTGTGGGGGGCCACCAGGCATAGGTATCCCCTCCGGATGCCTGGAATTTCAACGTTTCCCCACGGGCAAGGATGGTATCGTTCCCCGCAAAGGGATTCACTTCGTAAAGCCTGAGGTTCCTTGTTACTTCTGCTTCACAACCCCGGTTGGTTTGCAGCATCAGCCTGACCGTATACACCTCTCCCTTAGGGAATTTATATACCGGATTTTGTGCAAGAGAAGTATCCAGTCTCGTATTGGGTACCCCAAAATCCCACTTCCGGCTGGTAATACGGCCGTACCGGTAGGAAGAGGTATCATTAAAGTACACTGGGTTCTCCCGGCACAAACCATCTACGGTAAAGCCTGCACGCAGTCCGGGATAATTGTTGATCCTGCCGGTGGTACTATCCGTACAGGGCAACCCAGGATTCACAACCAGCTTAACACGATATACTCCTGTATCAGGGAATTGGTGGAAGAATACATCACGGGTATTAGTGACTGTATCCGTACCATCACTGAACGTCCACAGGAAAGTAGAGGTAAAACCTGCCACGCTGTTATTGGTAATGGGCACGGAAAATCCTAAGGTATCACTACAGTTATTGAGCAGGGAAGGAGTGGACGCAGTGATCCGCGTGACACAATTGTACACCGTGATCAGGAGGTCCTTATGATGTGTGCCCAGCGATTGTTTGGTAACCCGGTCATATTCCGTTACGCATACGGATACAACAAATTTCCCGGGCCTGTCCGGGATGCCCGTGATAAGACCATTGTTGTCAATAGCCATGGCGGGATTTCCTCCCATAGGAACGCCTCCATGATAAGGAGGTATATAACTGACTGTTGTGGTGTATGGTGGTGGAGAAACAGATTCATTGTTCCGGGTATTGCCTCCCGCCAGGGCGCTGCAGAGTTCATACGTTAAACTATCACCGTCAGGATCTGTGGCAGAATAGTTATAACGGAAGGGAAGGCCAGCACAGATCACGGGCGCTTCATCTATACCAAAATAAGCACTGTTATTGCCGGGCCTTGATCCGGTTCCTGGTATAACAGTATAGAAAGTAGAGCCTTCTCTTTCTGAATTGTAGATATTGGTGAGGGCTTCCCCGCGGCAGCAACGTTGATAGGAAATATAATATCCGCCGGCAACGGGAGCAAGGTCTATGGTATCACTGATATAAAAAGCTACTTCCAGGTAAATGGTCTGTGGGGCAAGGCAGGGATTCTTCAGGGTGTCCCTCAAAGGACGGGTGTATTGTATGTTCAGTATTTTGGGAGGCCCTACGCGGTTACCTGCTGCATTAAAGATGTTGATCGGCACGGGATTCTCAAAATAATCCAGGCAGCCCTGCCGGCTGCCGCATACAAAATCACCATCGCGGTATAATTTGAGCGTAACTACGTAGCGGAAATTACCATTGAGCGCATTGAATCCTACGTTGCGGTAAAAGATCTCCCCGCCGATGATGTGATAGGCGTTTGCGATGCAAAAAAGCATGCAATTCAAGATAACGAGGAATACAAATTTGCCCATGGGGTAAGGCTTGTTGTGCTCTCTGAATTTACGGAAAATAAAGGGTTTTAAGTGCGATCGGCGGGCTTATCCGCACATAAAAAAGAAGCTCAAGTGTAATGCTTTCTTAGTGAGTTATTATCATTTATCAGCGGATCAACACAACCGTTCCCCGGCGTTCCATCATAACGCCTGCTTCATTCATACCTCTTACGATCCATACATAAGTACCGGAATCTATCCGTTGACCGCGGCGGGTGCCATCCCATCCTTTCATGTATTCATTGGTGCTGTAAACCTCTTCTCCCCAGCGGTTATACACCCGGAAGGATTCCAGTTTGGTGATCCCTACCGGCAGGGGCCGGAATACATCATTCACACCATCACCGTTAGGAGTAAACGCAGTGGGTACATAAATTTCAGGGCCGGTCATATACCGGATCTTAATATCGTCTTCTCCCACACATCCTTCTATCGTTCTGACTACCAGGTGATAAGTGAAATCGCGGTTGATATTGGTGACAGGGTCAGCAATATTCGGATTGGTCAGACCGTCTGCCGGCGTCCAGGTGTAGCTGTATCCGCCACTTCCATGCATATGGAATAACTGGCCTTTGGTAATAATGGTATCATTCCCGGCAAAAGCAGGAACGGGAGGAATCACGGTAACGGTTCTGGATGCAGTGACCGGTTTGGGACAACCGAGTGTATCCGT
This DNA window, taken from Chitinophaga niabensis, encodes the following:
- a CDS encoding SDR family NAD(P)-dependent oxidoreductase, with amino-acid sequence MKIALITGATAGFGEACAERFAKEGYHLVITGRRAERLQEVQQQLEQRYKVKVKTLVFDVRNKGAVATALGSLEEEWRAIDVLVNNAGLALDLSTIDEGNTEDWDTMLDTNVKGLLYVSRTVIPWMRERLKGHIVNIGSTAAKTVYAKGNVYCASKAAVDALSQGMRIDLLPYNIKVTAVHPGAAETEFSLVRFKGDASRAKDVYKGFTPLSGKDVADVVFYCCSLPPHVCINDLVVTPTAQANAYYIHR
- a CDS encoding DinB family protein, which gives rise to MATELNTEIKETQTALLQTLNAFSEEQLNKIPFEGSWTAGQVGEHLIKAVSAGLLYGNTTETERPPDVMVKPLRDQFLDFNTKMKAPDFIIPSDGPHEKQRLTGKLEKIWEEIAEAGSTLDLTKTCLDFELPGAGHLTRLEWLNFMIVHTKRHTHQLNNIYKAITA
- a CDS encoding T9SS type B sorting domain-containing protein — protein: MLFCIANAYHIIGGEIFYRNVGFNALNGNFRYVVTLKLYRDGDFVCGSRQGCLDYFENPVPINIFNAAGNRVGPPKILNIQYTRPLRDTLKNPCLAPQTIYLEVAFYISDTIDLAPVAGGYYISYQRCCRGEALTNIYNSEREGSTFYTVIPGTGSRPGNNSAYFGIDEAPVICAGLPFRYNYSATDPDGDSLTYELCSALAGGNTRNNESVSPPPYTTTVSYIPPYHGGVPMGGNPAMAIDNNGLITGIPDRPGKFVVSVCVTEYDRVTKQSLGTHHKDLLITVYNCVTRITASTPSLLNNCSDTLGFSVPITNNSVAGFTSTFLWTFSDGTDTVTNTRDVFFHQFPDTGVYRVKLVVNPGLPCTDSTTGRINNYPGLRAGFTVDGLCRENPVYFNDTSSYRYGRITSRKWDFGVPNTRLDTSLAQNPVYKFPKGEVYTVRLMLQTNRGCEAEVTRNLRLYEVNPFAGNDTILARGETLKFQASGGDTYAWWPPTGLSDANIRDPLLRWNNEIDFVLRVSTQQGCVGYDSINVKYYTGPEFYIPNAFTPNGDGTNDYFRFIPVGIKEYHFFRIFNRWGELMHSSLDFRRGWDGYFKGRPAAIDTYLWILEGVDMNGRKLFRKGTVTLLR